In Bacteroidales bacterium, the genomic stretch CTATAGTAATGCTATATGCTAATCGATTTTGGCAAGGAATTTCTATTTACTTAAAGCTCGGTATAGCTTTTATTCCAACTGCGATTATTGGTTTTTTAGCTTATAACTTCATCAAAGCCTATTTGTTCAATCCGACAATTGTTGCTGTTTCGCTGATAATTGGTGGAATAGTTCTTATTTTGATTGATAAAAAAGTAGTCGCCCAAAAAAGTAAGACTGATGTGCTTGAAAACATTACCTATAAAAATGCTTTCTTCATAGGTCTTATTCAATGTTTTTCCATGATACCCGGCGTGTCAAGAGCGGCTGCAACGATCATTGGCGGTGTTTTTAACGGACTTGACAAGAAACAGGCCACTGAATTTTCCTTTTTACTTGCTGTTCCGACTATGTTTGCCGCAACAGGATACGATTTGTTAAAAACTCCTGTTGTATTTACAAATCATGAAATACTATTATTAACCATCGGATTTATAGTTGCCTTATTTACAGCCTGGATAGCGGTTAAGGTTTTTATAAAAATTGTTGAGAATTACGGTTTCAAGTATTTTGGCTATTACAGGATTATCATTGGGATAATCTTTCTGATCATATTAGCATAGCAGCGCCTGATTAGTTCAAAGTTCAAAGGGCAAAGTTCAAAGTTGCATGTTTCAGCTTAGAATACCTCAAGTATTTTTTCCTTCTTCCCCCTGAATTCATAAGTATCGCCGGCCCTTTTGCCGTCTATGGCGGTATAAAAAGGCACCATCGCTGAAATGACAAAATATTCTTCGCCTTCAACATTTACCTTGCCAATGCCGGTAGCAATAAACAAGTGCTGGGATTCGGTAATCACAACAGCGCCAAAGCGGATCTGATTGTATGTGCGCTTCATATCCACCCTTCGCAGGATATCAATCTGTTCGTTGATCTTCAGTACCTGTTGGGCAAACATATCCCTTTTGCTCATCATCTGGTTACGGTACGAATCGTATAAATCCTTAGGAAGGCCATATTCCTCCGCACTATCAGCCACTTCCTCCATCACCACTTTCAGGTTCTGCGTCACCTTGGTCTGCTGTTCAAAACATGCATCCAGGATCTTTTGTTTCAATTTCAAACGATCCATATCAATTAATTCTTAATTTTAAAAAACAAAAATCTTAACGTGCTGCTTCACGAAAAGATTATCGGGAAAAATTATATGTTTAAAATCTTTTACGAAGATACAACAAATTATTCAAAATGATACCTGAATCAAAACCATTTCTTGAACCGGAAAATTCAATCAATGTCTTGGAATTTCTTCGCGTTGCCCATGAATATTGCCTTTTTACGGAAAAGGTTGCAGAAAAAAATAAAGCGGAGATCTGTGATTTCTTCCTGAAAATTGGTCCCCTGCTATATTTAAAGGGAAAACTACTGCCTGAAATTAACCCGGAATACCCTGAAACCAGCGAGCGTTTTGTGACTGAAGAAGAATGGCAGGATATTTTTAATGTCCACCGGGCTGCTTTTAAAGAAGATGATGAATACTACCACGTTAATTACGAGGAATTTAATGAATATGAGGCAGTTAAAGCCAGTCTTTCTGAAAATTTCACCGATATTTTCCAGGACCTGAAAGATTTCATCCTGCTTTACCAGAAAAACTCTCAGGCTGCCAGGCAGAATGCAGTACACGATTGCAAAGCGCTTTTCGAATCCCGCTGGGGACATAAGATACTCTCCAACATGCGATATATCCATTTTCTGCAGAATAAGAGCCTCCTTGTTAATGGCGAGACTGATTTGTTCTGAATGAAGTTGGCAGTTGGACAGTTGGACAGTTGGCAATATTATTCTTTTTTGTAGCACTTCGGGGCTTGAAATTAGTTTGTCTATTCACGGCCGTCAACTGCCACTTGTCCAACTGTCCAACTGTCCAACTGCCAACTTCTTTCTTCTATTTAGACAACATTTAGAATAGTAATCCACAAAACCCACGCTGATTTTAAATACA encodes the following:
- a CDS encoding undecaprenyl-diphosphate phosphatase; protein product: MNIIQSIIIAFIEGLTEFLPVSSTGHMILASSLMKIHDDAFVKTFEISIQLGAIMAIVMLYANRFWQGISIYLKLGIAFIPTAIIGFLAYNFIKAYLFNPTIVAVSLIIGGIVLILIDKKVVAQKSKTDVLENITYKNAFFIGLIQCFSMIPGVSRAAATIIGGVFNGLDKKQATEFSFLLAVPTMFAATGYDLLKTPVVFTNHEILLLTIGFIVALFTAWIAVKVFIKIVENYGFKYFGYYRIIIGIIFLIILA
- a CDS encoding DUF5063 domain-containing protein, coding for MIPESKPFLEPENSINVLEFLRVAHEYCLFTEKVAEKNKAEICDFFLKIGPLLYLKGKLLPEINPEYPETSERFVTEEEWQDIFNVHRAAFKEDDEYYHVNYEEFNEYEAVKASLSENFTDIFQDLKDFILLYQKNSQAARQNAVHDCKALFESRWGHKILSNMRYIHFLQNKSLLVNGETDLF